A stretch of Phoenix dactylifera cultivar Barhee BC4 chromosome 16, palm_55x_up_171113_PBpolish2nd_filt_p, whole genome shotgun sequence DNA encodes these proteins:
- the LOC103700889 gene encoding phytochrome C, with amino-acid sequence MSSRSNRATCSRSSSARSKHSARVVSQTSLDAKLHAEFEDSDRPFNYSMSIGAANRSGGTESCGIPSSTVSSYLQQMQRGKFIQPFGCLLAIDDQMFTIIAYSENAPEMLDLTPHAVPSIEQREALTIGTDVRTLFRSPSSVALQKAASFGEVYLLNPILVHCRSSGKPFYAIMHRVEVGLVIDLEPVNPADVAVTAAGALKSYKLAAKAISRLQSLPSGNISLLCDVLVREVSELTGYDRVMAYKFHEDEHGEVIAECRRSDLEPYLGLHYPATDIPQASRFLFMKNKVRMICDCSAPPVKVIQDKKLAQPLSLCGSTLRSPHGCHAQYMANMGSIASLVMSVTINDDDDETGSEQQQKGRKLWGLVVCHHTSPRFVPFPLRYACEFLLQVFGIQLNKEVELAAQAREKHILRTQTLLCDMLLRDAPVGIFTRSPNVMDLVKCDGAALYYRNQFWLLGTTPTGAQIRDLVAWLQEYHDGSTGLSTDSLTEAGYPGVADLGDAICGMAAIKITSKDFIFWFRSHTAKEIKWGGAKNEPDTRDGQKMHPRSSFKAFLEVMKQRSVPWEDIEMDSIHSLQLILRGSLQDEIVNDESKTIVNAPLDDSKKIPGVDELHMVTNEMVRLIETATVPIFAVDASGNINGWNTKAAELTGLSVNEAIGMPLIDVIEDDSVGLAKNVLCLALQGKEEQNVEIKLKTFRYRESTGPIILVVNACCSHDMKDNIVGVCFVAQDMTGHKMVMDKYTRIQGDYTAIVRNPSELIPPIFIIDENGCCFEWNSAMQKLSGLKREDVIDKMLVGEVFSLQSFGCRVKDHDTLTKLRIVLNGVIAGQDAEKLLFGFFDINGKYVEALLSANKRTNSEGRITGVLCFLHVASPELQHALQVQKMSEQAATNSLRELAYLRQEIRNPLNGIVFTRNLIESTNLNEEQKQLLKRGALCQEQMTKVLDDMDLESIEQCYMELNTVEFNLGEALDTVMMQGMSLSSERQVPLVHDWPAEMSSMYLYGDNLRLQQVLSDFLLTALQFTPPTVGSILFQVIPRREIIGTGVQIIHLEFRIFHPAPGIPEALVQEMFHHSQCISREGLGLYISQKLVKIMTGTVQYLREAERASFIILVEFPLVHDAGGR; translated from the exons ATGTCGTCCAGGTCGAACAGAGCTACCTGTTCGCGGAGCAGCTCAGCACGGTCCAAGCACAGTGCTCGTGTGGTTTCTCAGACCTCCTTAGATGCAAAGCTCCATGCTGAGTTCGAGGACTCCGATCGGCCATTTAATTACTCTATGTCGATCGGTGCTGCCAATCGGTCGGGCGGCACTGAGAGCTGTGGCATCCCCTCCTCCACAGTCTCTTCTTACCTTCAACAGATGCAGCGGGGAAAGTTCATCCAGCCCTTTGGGTGCTTGCTTGCCATTGATGACCAGATGTTCACCATAATTGCATATAGTGAAAACGCCCCTGAGATGCTGGACCTGACACCTCATGCTGTCCCCAGCATCGAGCAGCGGGAAGCCTTAACAATCGGTACCGACGTCCGAACTCTCTTCCGATCTCCGAGCTCTGTTGCCTTGCAAAAGGCTGCAAGCTTTGGAGAGGTTTATCTTCTTAACCCAATACTAGTACATTGCAGAAGCTCGGGGAAGCCTTTTTATGCAATAATGCACCGAGTTGAAGTGGGATTGGTTATAGACTTGGAGCCTGTGAACCCTGCTGATGTGGCAGTGACTGCAGCTGGAGCACTAAAATCCTACAAACTAGCGGCAAAAGCAATTTCTAGACTGCAATCTTTGCCCAGTGGGAATATCTCTCTCTTATGCGATGTCTTGGTTCGAGAAGTAAGCGAGCTGACGGGCTATGACAGGGTGATGGCTTATAAATTCCACGAAGATGAGCATGGTGAAGTTATAGCTGAGTGTAGGAGATCAGATTTGGAGCCTTACCTTGGATTGCATTACCCTGCTACTGATATTCCTCAGGCTTCGAGGTTTCTATTCATGAAGAATAAAGTTAGGATGATATGTGATTGTTCTGCTCCACCAGTGAAAGTAATCCAGGATAAGAAATTGGCTCAGCCTCTCAGTTTGTGCGGGTCTACATTAAGATCTCCTCATGGGTGTCATGCTCAGTACATGGCTAATATGGGTTCGATTGCTTCTCTCGTAATGTCGGTCACAatcaatgatgatgatgatgaaacaGGCAGCGAACAGCAGCAGAAGGGGAGGAAACTCTGGGGATTGGTGGTTTGCCATCACACTAGCCCAAGGTTTGTTCCTTTTCCACTCAGATATGCCTGTGAATTTTTGTTGCAAGTATTTGGCATACAGCTTAACAAAGAGGTAGAGTTAGCAGCTCAAGCAAGGGAGAAGCATATCCTTCGAACGCAAACTCTTCTATGTGATATGCTCCTCCGAGATGCCCCTGTTGGAATTTTTACACGGTCACCTAATGTTATGGATCTTGTTAAATGTGATGGTGCGGCCCTCTATTACCGAAACCAGTTTTGGCTGTTGGGAACAACACCTACTGGAGCGCAGATAAGGGATCTTGTTGCATGGCTTCAAGAGTACCATGATGGCTCTACAGGCTTAAGTACTGACAGCTTAACAGAAGCAGGTTATCCAGGTGTTGCTGACCTAGGAGATGCAATATGTGGCATGGCTGCAATTAAAATTACTTCCAAGGATTTTATCTTTTGGTTCCGGTCACACACAGCAAAAGAGATCAAGTGGGGTGGTGCCAAAAATGAACCTGACACTAGAGATGGACAGAAAATGCATCCAAGATCTTCATTCAAGGCCTTCTTGGAGGTGATGAAGCAAAGAAGTGTTCCTTGGGAAGATATTGAAATGGACTCAATCCACTCCTTGCAGCTCATATTGCGTGGATCGCTGCAAGATGAGATTGTGAATGATGAGTCCAAGACCATAGTAAATGCACCATTAGATGATTCAAAGAAGATACCGGGTGTGGATGAACTGCATATGGTTACCAATGAAATGGTTCGTCTTATTGAAACAGCAACAGTGCCAATTTTTGCTGTTGATGCCTCAGGGAACATAAATGGCTGGAATACTAAGGCAGCAGAATTGACCGGATTGTCTGTGAATGAAGCTATTGGTATGCCTCTAATTGATGTTATTGAGGACGATTCAGTTGGACTGGCAAAAAATGTGCTATGCTTGGCTTTGCAAG GAAAAGAGGAGCAAAATGTTGAAATCAAGCTTAAAACATTTAGATATCGAGAAAGCACCGGGCCTATAATCTTGGTGGTTAATGCATGCTGTAGCCATGACATGAAGGACAATATTGTGGGAGTCTGCTTTGTTGCACAAGACATGACAGGGCACAAAATGGTAATGGATAAgtatacccgcattcaaggtgACTACACTGCCATAGTGAGAAATCCAAGTGAACTCATCCCTCCAATTTTTATAATTGATGAGAATGGTTGCTGTTTTGAATGGAATTCAGCAATGCAGAAGTTATCTGGTTTAAAGAGGGAGGATGTAATCGATAAGATGCTTGTTGGGGAGGTGTTCAGCCTTCAAAGTTTTGGCTGTAGGGTGAAGGATCATGACACATTAACCAAGCTCAGAATAGTGCTGAATGGTGTGATTGCAGGCCAAGATGCGGAGaaattattatttgggttctttgacaTCAACGGCAAGTATGTTGAAGCATTACTTTCTGCCAATAAGAGGACAAATTCAGAGGGTAGGATCACAGGGGTCTTATGCTTTCTGCATGTCGCCAGCCCGGAACTCCAACATGCTCTGCAGGTGCAAAAAATGTCTGAGCAGGCTGCAACGAACAGTCTAAGGGAATTAGCTTACCTTCGCCAAGAAATAAGGAACCCTTTAAATGGGATTGTATTTACTCGCAATTTGATAGAGTCTACTAATTTAAATGAGGAGCAGAAGCAACTTCTTAAGAGAGGTGCCCTGTGTCAAGAGCAGATGACGAAGGTCTTGGATGACATGGATTTAGAAAGCATTGAGCAATG CTACATGGAGCTCAACACAGTAGAATTTAACCTTGGGGAAGCTCTGGATACGGTCATGATGCAGGGAATGTCTCTGAGCAGCGAGCGACAGGTGCCGCTTGTTCATGATTGGCCTGCAGAAATGTCCTCCATGTACTTATATGGTGACAATCTGAGGCTTCAGCAGGTCCTGTCGGACTTCTTGTTGACTGCACTTCAGTTCACACCCCCTACTGTAGGATCAATTTTGTTCCAAGTCATTCCAAGAAGGGAAATTATAGGAACAGGAGTGCAGATCATTCACCTTGAATTCAG GATTTTTCATCCAGCACCAGGAATCCCAGAGGCTTTGGTACAGGAGATGTTCCACCATAGCCAATGCATATCGAGAGAAGGCCTTGGCCTATACATCAGCCAGAAACTTGTGAAAATAATGACTGGGACGGTACAGTATCTTAGGGAAGCTGAGAGAGCATCTTTCATAATTCTAGTGGAGTTTCCCTTGGTTCACGACGCAGGTGGGAGATGA